From Brassica oleracea var. oleracea cultivar TO1000 chromosome C3, BOL, whole genome shotgun sequence, a single genomic window includes:
- the LOC106332793 gene encoding uncharacterized protein LOC106332793 isoform X2, whose protein sequence is MFSIQKESAWCFLRKNLYCKGLSFVFYYMRNVCLIDVQVSWRQGRYYFAMNENVEEQKKGKYVLIRDGGDEEGNELGGLFYKPLPCFGLGIGWLSFLLGFFFPFAWYFATFLYLTNYYRRDPRERSGLAASAIAALIFTVALLITVLVLVFSGR, encoded by the exons ATGTTCAGTATCCAAAAGGAATCAGCTTGGTGCTTCTTAAGAAAAAATCTGTATTGTAAAGGACTCAGCTTTGTCTTTTATTACATGAGAAATGTCTGTTTGATTGATGTTCAGGTTTCTTGGCGACAGGGAAGATATTATTTCGCCATGAATGAGA ATGTAGAGGAACAAAAGAAAGGAAAGTATGTTCTGATCCGTGATGGTGGTGATGAGGAGGGCAATGAGTTAGGAGGACTCTTCTATAAGCCTCTTCCTTGCTTTGGTCTTGGAATCGGATGGCTCTC GTTTCTACTTGGGTTCTTCTTCCCGTTTGCGTGGTACTTTGCCACATTTCTATACCTCACTAACTATTACCGTAGGGATCCACGCGAGAGATCTGGTCTTGCTGCCTCTGCTATTGCT GCTTTGATATTCACCGTTGCACTGTTGATCACCGTGCTTGTTCTTGTTTTCTCGGGTCGCTAG
- the LOC106332793 gene encoding 60S ribosomal protein L18a-like protein isoform X4, producing the protein MNENVEEQKKGKYVLIRDGGDEEGNELGGLFYKPLPCFGLGIGWLSFLLGFFFPFAWYFATFLYLTNYYRRDPRERSGLAASAIAALIFTVALLITVLVLVFSGR; encoded by the exons ATGAATGAGA ATGTAGAGGAACAAAAGAAAGGAAAGTATGTTCTGATCCGTGATGGTGGTGATGAGGAGGGCAATGAGTTAGGAGGACTCTTCTATAAGCCTCTTCCTTGCTTTGGTCTTGGAATCGGATGGCTCTC GTTTCTACTTGGGTTCTTCTTCCCGTTTGCGTGGTACTTTGCCACATTTCTATACCTCACTAACTATTACCGTAGGGATCCACGCGAGAGATCTGGTCTTGCTGCCTCTGCTATTGCT GCTTTGATATTCACCGTTGCACTGTTGATCACCGTGCTTGTTCTTGTTTTCTCGGGTCGCTAG
- the LOC106332793 gene encoding uncharacterized protein LOC106332793 isoform X1, whose translation MFSIQKESAWCFLRKNLYCKGLSFVFYYMRNVCLIDVQVSWRQGRYYFAMNETDVEEQKKGKYVLIRDGGDEEGNELGGLFYKPLPCFGLGIGWLSFLLGFFFPFAWYFATFLYLTNYYRRDPRERSGLAASAIAALIFTVALLITVLVLVFSGR comes from the exons ATGTTCAGTATCCAAAAGGAATCAGCTTGGTGCTTCTTAAGAAAAAATCTGTATTGTAAAGGACTCAGCTTTGTCTTTTATTACATGAGAAATGTCTGTTTGATTGATGTTCAGGTTTCTTGGCGACAGGGAAGATATTATTTCGCCATGAATGAGA CAGATGTAGAGGAACAAAAGAAAGGAAAGTATGTTCTGATCCGTGATGGTGGTGATGAGGAGGGCAATGAGTTAGGAGGACTCTTCTATAAGCCTCTTCCTTGCTTTGGTCTTGGAATCGGATGGCTCTC GTTTCTACTTGGGTTCTTCTTCCCGTTTGCGTGGTACTTTGCCACATTTCTATACCTCACTAACTATTACCGTAGGGATCCACGCGAGAGATCTGGTCTTGCTGCCTCTGCTATTGCT GCTTTGATATTCACCGTTGCACTGTTGATCACCGTGCTTGTTCTTGTTTTCTCGGGTCGCTAG
- the LOC106332793 gene encoding 60S ribosomal protein L18a-like protein isoform X3, translated as MNETDVEEQKKGKYVLIRDGGDEEGNELGGLFYKPLPCFGLGIGWLSFLLGFFFPFAWYFATFLYLTNYYRRDPRERSGLAASAIAALIFTVALLITVLVLVFSGR; from the exons ATGAATGAGA CAGATGTAGAGGAACAAAAGAAAGGAAAGTATGTTCTGATCCGTGATGGTGGTGATGAGGAGGGCAATGAGTTAGGAGGACTCTTCTATAAGCCTCTTCCTTGCTTTGGTCTTGGAATCGGATGGCTCTC GTTTCTACTTGGGTTCTTCTTCCCGTTTGCGTGGTACTTTGCCACATTTCTATACCTCACTAACTATTACCGTAGGGATCCACGCGAGAGATCTGGTCTTGCTGCCTCTGCTATTGCT GCTTTGATATTCACCGTTGCACTGTTGATCACCGTGCTTGTTCTTGTTTTCTCGGGTCGCTAG